Within the Patescibacteria group bacterium genome, the region AAACGAAGCGGATAAGCTTTAATGCTAACAGCAGGTTCACAGGGTGGGCAGCCGGCCGTTGTTGCGGGCCCCGTGCGGCACGAAACGAAACGTTGGGCACTACTTATCGCTCGTTTATGAAAGGGAAGTTGAAATGGAAATAATGATATTTTGGATCGTTTGCGCCATTCTTGCAGGTGCAATTGGCGCAATGAAAAACCGAACTCCCTTAGGCATTATTTTGGGAGTTCTATTGGGCTTCATTGGTGTTCTAATTATTTTGTTCGTTCCAAAATCCGGGTTGGCTCAAACAAATACTGTGGGCTCAAACGCACCAAACCCTACCGACAGTACAGATACTCGAAAATGTCCATTTTGTGCTGAAGTTGTGAGAATTGAGGCCAAAATTTGTAAACATTGTCGTTCTGATCTTCCTGAATACAAAGTGGAGGCCGATGAGACCTTAATTCTTAAGGAACAGTTGGAAGAGAAATTGGCAAGGGAAGAGGCTGAGCATAAGAGAGAAAAGCAACTTTTGGAAACATACAGCCTGGGGAATCCGTTAAAGCCAGAAGAAATTAGCTTCTTGAGAAAAAGAGGAACAGCGATTTGAGGTGTTGAAGTTGTTAAGGTGCATTCATAATTTTAGGTCTTTCATAGCCCAACCAGTCAATCCAGCGGGGCTGACGCGATAAGGCTGCAGCAGCCCCTGATTTACACGTTGGGCATTAAGGAGCCGTTATGAACTTTGTGGTGATTGATGTTGAGACAGCTAATCCTGATTTTTCGAGTATTTGTCAGGTCGGTATCGCCGAATTCCGAGAAGGCAAACTTCACGAGTTGTGGGAGTCCTTGATAAATCCAGAAGATTACTTCGACGAAATGAATATTGCCGTACATGGCATCGAAGAACACATGATCCGCAAAGCTCCGAAGTGGGCAGCGGTATATGAACAACTTGCACCATGGCTGAAGGGCAGTATCGTTGCTAGTCACACAGCCTTTGATCGTGTAGCACTGACACGTGCATGTGCCAAAAATGGAATCCCGCCATATGAAAGTCGATGGCTCGATACAGCGCGAGTGGTAAGGCGTGCATGGCCGGAGTTCTCACAAAAGGGCTATGGTCTCGCCAACGTCACTAAGCACTTCGGCATCGAGTTTCAGCATCACAACGCAAAGGAAGACGCACGCGCGGCGGGCGAAATCTTGTTGTGTGCAGTGACAGCTACGGGTTTAAGTGTGGAACAGTGGCTGGAGCGAGCGGCGCAGCCAATCCACCCACATGATTCAGCATCAATTACAAGAGATGCAAATACAGACGGCCCACTCTTTGGTGAGAAGCTGGTATTTACTGGGGCGCTATCATTGCCGCGAAGAGAAGCTGCGGATGCCGCCGCAAAAGCAGGCTGCGAAGTAGAAGCTGGCGTTACAAAGCACACCAGCATACTCGTGGTTGGTGATCAAGACATTCAACGTCTTTCAGGTCACGAG harbors:
- a CDS encoding GlsB/YeaQ/YmgE family stress response membrane protein, which encodes MEIMIFWIVCAILAGAIGAMKNRTPLGIILGVLLGFIGVLIILFVPKSGLAQTNTVGSNAPNPTDSTDTRKCPFCAEVVRIEAKICKHCRSDLPEYKVEADETLILKEQLEEKLAREEAEHKREKQLLETYSLGNPLKPEEISFLRKRGTAI
- a CDS encoding exonuclease domain-containing protein; this translates as MNFVVIDVETANPDFSSICQVGIAEFREGKLHELWESLINPEDYFDEMNIAVHGIEEHMIRKAPKWAAVYEQLAPWLKGSIVASHTAFDRVALTRACAKNGIPPYESRWLDTARVVRRAWPEFSQKGYGLANVTKHFGIEFQHHNAKEDARAAGEILLCAVTATGLSVEQWLERAAQPIHPHDSASITRDANTDGPLFGEKLVFTGALSLPRREAADAAAKAGCEVEAGVTKHTSILVVGDQDIQRLSGHEKSSKHRKAVELMKNGQPIRIIGESDFQRLLGLRVS